In Lottiidibacillus patelloidae, the genomic window AACTTACCATTTCAATTATGTTCATTATCTTTATACTTGTGTATGTTTATGTTAATTACTAAAAGTTATCGAATTTTTGAACTTACTTTTTTCGTGAGCATGACTGGCGCTTTTGTAGCGATGATTACACCAGAATTGTTCTTTGGTTTTCCACATTTTCGTTTCTTTCAATTTTTTATGGCTCATTTAGTAATCATCATTACCTGCTTGTACATGCTTTGGATTGAGAAGTATCAAATAACTTTCCATTCACTTATTCGCGCCTTTATCGGCTTAAACATTCTTGCAATTGGAGTATTTATTTTAAATAAAGTATTGGATTCTAATTATATGTTTTTAATTCATAAGCCAGTAAATCCAAGCCTAATTGATCTTTTAGGTCCATATCCGTGGTATATTCTTTCACTTGAACTTATATCATTCATATTATTCCTCATCTTGTATAGTCCGTTTTATTTCAAAAATAAATCGAAACGTTTTAACAATTGACTTTCCCTTACCGATACAATTATTTTACATAAAAAAAGGACAGCCAATTGGCTGCCTTTTCAGCTTACTCATTTAAATCGAAACGTTTTCCTTTAATTAAATAAACGATATTTTCGCCAATATTAGTAGTATGGTCTGCAACTCGTTCTAAATAGCGACAAACAAAAGCTAGTTCAGATACTTGAGCAATTATATCAGGATTTTTCGCCATATGAACCATTAATTCTGTAATAATTTTCCCATACATATCGTCAACTTTATCATCCATTTTTGCCATCTCTAAAGCTAAATTATGATCTTCATTTTTGAAAGCATTTAACGCCATATCAAACATAATTAATACTTCATCAGCCATCTTTGGAATATCCTCTAAAGGCTTATAAAGTGGCGTATCTCCAATGCGGATAACAGATTTAGCAATATTGACTGCAAAATCAGCATTACGTTCAATTTCAGATGCGATTTTTAATGCAGTTATTAATCTTCTTAAATCAGTTGCTACTGGTTGTTGTTTAGCTATCATCCAGATGATTTTTTCATTAATTTCTACTTCTAAATCATCGATTTCATTATCACCTAATTTAATTTCCTCAGCAACATCTTGCTTTTGGTGGATAAGAGCATCAACAGAGCGCTTTAACGCAATCTTTGTAAGTTCACCTTGTTTTAAAACTAATTCTTTTAATTCATTCAAGTCACTTTGAAATTCTTCACGTACAATCATTGGTCAGCAGTCCTCCTGGAATTTATGTTTTATCCAAAACGTCCTGTAATATAATCTTCTGTTCGTTGATCATCAGGATTAGAAAATAATTTAGATGTTTCAGTATATTCTATTACTTCTCCGCTTAAAAAGAAGGCCGTTTTATCAGAAATTCTTGCTGCCTGTTGCATGTTGTGTGTGACAATAACGATACTATAATCTTTCTTTAATTCTTTAACTAATTCTTCTACTTTTAATGTTGAAATTGGATCAAGGGCACTTGTCGGTTCATCCATTAAAATAACATCAGGCTCAATTGCTAAACAACGTGCAATACATATACGTTGTTGTTGTCCACCAGATAAACCATATGCATTTTCATGTAAACGGTCTTTTACTTCATCCCAAATTGCTGCACCACGTAAGCTTTTCTCAACAATTTCATCAAGCGTTTTTTTATTTTTAATCCCATGGATACGTGGTCCATAAGCAATATTGTCATATATTGACTTAGGGAATGGGTTAGGCTTTTGGAAAACCATTCCTACAGTAGTACGAAGCTCTTCAACTTTATAATCTTTGTCAAATACATTACGGCCACGGTAGGAAATTTCACCAGATGTTTTAACGATCGGTACCATTTCAACCATACGATTAATCGTTTTTAAAAATGTAGATTTACCACAACCAGAAGGCCCGATAATTGCTGTAACCTTTTTTTCATCGATATCCAAATTGATATTTTTTAAGGCGTGATCTTCACCATACCAAAGGTTTAAGTCATTCACTTTAAAAACTGTATTACTAGCTTGTGTATTTTTTTTATTTTCTTTGTTTTTTGCTATAACTGTTTCCATTGGTTTCCCCCCTAGTAACGTTTCTGGAATTTATTACGAATAAATACTGCGATTGAATTCATTAGAAGTAAAATAATTAATAAAACGATTATACCTGCTGCAGCAACATATTGGAATTCTGCTTGAGGTTTTGCAACCCAACCAAAGATCTGAATTGGCATTGCCGTAAACTGATCAAGTAATGATTGTGGATAAAACGGTGCAAAGGTTGCAGCTCCAATAATGATCAACGGTGCTGTCTCACCAATTGCTCTTGATAATGCGAGAATACTACCTGTGATAATACCAGGAATAGCTGCTGGTAACACTATTCTTCTAATCGTTTGCCATTTCGTTGCACCCATTCCAAATGATGCCTCACTTAAGCTGTTTGGCACACTTCGAATTGCTTCTTGAGAAGCAACAACAATAATAGGTAGGATTAGTAAACTCATCGTTAATCCACCGGCTAACAAACTGTCTCCTAATGACATGTATCTTACAAATATTGTTAGACCTAATAATCCAAATACAATTGATGGAACTCCAGCTAAATTTTGAATATTTGTTTGTATAAAATTAGTAAATCTATTTTTAGCTGCGTATTGTTCTAAGTAAATTGCAGTCCCTACACCTAATAATACAGAAACTGGAATAACAACTACCATTAACATAAGTGAACCAACAAGGGCTGCTGAAATTCCCGAATCCTCAGGTCGCCTTGATGGGAAGTTCATTAAGAAATCTAATGATAAATACCCTATCCCTTGCGAAAGTATTCTATAAATCAAGATTGCTAAAACAGCAATACCAAACATCGTCGCTAAGAAAAATAATCCTTTATAAAACTTATTGACAACTAATCTTGTTTTCATTTTTTGATTTAATTTATTTTGATCAATATGCTTCATATTAGTACTCCTCTCTAAAGCGACGAGAAATATATTGAGCCAATAAGTTCATAACGAATGTAAACAAGAACAATGTCATACCTACTGCATAAACAGAGTAATAAAGCGTTGTACCATAACCAACGTCACCACCAAAAACTTGTACCATGTAAGCAGTCATTGTTTGTATTGACTGTGTAACATCTATTGTTGCAATTGGGTTTGAACCAGCCGCAAGTGCTACAATCATTGTTTCTCCTATAGCTCTTGAAATGGCAAGAACAAAGGAAGCAATAACACCTGATAAAGCTGCAGGTAGTACAACCTTTAATGAAACTTCTAGTCTTGTCGAACCGAGTCCTAGCGCACCTTCACGCATAGCATTTGGAACCGAACTCATTGCATCCTCAGATAATGAAGCTACCATTGGGATAATCATAATTCCAACTACAATCCCTGCACTTAATGCATTATAAATTGATAAATCAGGAATGAAGTTTTTTAACAATGGCGTTACAAAACCTAATGCGAAGAAGCCGTAAACAATCGTTGGTATTCCAGCTAAAACTTCTAAAATCGGCTTTATAATTCTCCTTACTCGATCAGTAGCAAATTCGCTTAAGTAAATTGCAGCTGCTAGTCCAACTGGTATAGCAACGAGCATTGCAATAACAGTAATAAGCAACGTTCCTGAAATTAACGGTAAAATCCCGTAAGATGGACTGCTATGAGAAAAAGGGAACCATTGTGTACCAGTAATAAATTCAATGATAGATACTTCTTTAAAGAAAGTAATTGTTTCAAAAATTAATGTAAACAAAATACCAAACGTAGTTAAGATAGAAATAAGGGCACATGTTAGAAAGAGTTTTGGCATTACACTCTCAATAATTCTTAAGCTCCCTTTATTCTTTTTATTACTTTGGATCATTTGTCTAACAGAGACACTATTCGTTTTCTGGGACATGTTATTTCTCCTTTCAAAACACGAGAAGGTAAGGAGAAGTAGGTCTCCTTACCATTAATCCATTAATTGTAAGTGATTAATTAATTTCGTAATTCTTTTATTTTCTGAATTTGTTCATCGTATTTTTCTTGTGGTAGTCGAACATAACTTACATCTTCAGATAAATCACCAGCGTTCTCAAGCATAAAGATTACGAAATTATAAACTGCTTCATCTTGAAGTGATGCAACGTTAACATACGTGTAAAGTGGTCGTGAAAGAGGTGCATACTGACCTGACTCGATTGTTTCATTAGTAGGAATAATAGCTCCTTCACCTGCATCAATAGCTACAATGTTTAATTTATCTGCATTTTCAATGTAGTAATTGTATCCGAAGAACCCAATTGCATACTTATCGCCAGCAATACCAGTAACTAAGTTATTATCGTTCTCATTTAGTTGAGCATCACGACGCATTTCTTTATCTTCTAAAATTACCTCATTCCAATAATCATATGTTCCAGAGTCTGTACCAGGAGAGAAGATTTTTATTTCTTCTGCAGGCCATTCAGCTCTTACATCTTGCCAAGTTGTTACTCCACCTTCAGTAAGGAAGATTCTTCTTAATTCTTCAATTGTTAAATCTTTTACAAAGTCATTTTCTTTACTTACAACTACTGATAAACCATCAAATGCCAATTGTAATTCCATATATTCAATACCTGCTGCCGCAGCTTTTTCTTTTTCTTCTGTTTTAATCGGACGTGAAGCATTACTTAGATCTGTGTCACCATCGATAAAGCGCTTAAAACCGCCACCTGTTCCAGAAACACCTACTGTTGTACGTACGCGTGGGTTTTCAGCTAGATATTCTTCTGCTACAGCTTCCATAATAGGGAAGACTGTTGAAGAACCGTCAATTTTAATTTGTCCTTCTAAATTATTCCCACCGCCATTTCCACAAGCAGATGCGATAATTGTTAAAATACTTACAAAAACGAATACCATTGCTTTTTTAATCGTCATAAGTCGAAACCCTCCGAAAAATGTTTTTAATTATAATCTTCAATTTCATATTAGCTATTTTTTGTTTAGAAGTATTTATTTATTCCTTTTATTACTTCTAACAAGAAAAAACCTCTATGAAACTATGTAAGTCTTCCTTACACTTAATAGAATAAACCGTTAATATGTACAAGAAATAAACGGAATGTAAATTCTATGTAAATTTATAAGAAAAGCTGAGACGACTGTTCAGCGACGTATGAACTGGAATACTTCGATTGAGATAAAGGAAACACGGAGCGCTATGCGAACCGATGTTGACTTATCGTAAATGAGAAGTATGAAGTTAACTAGTCGCTAGGAGTCGAAGCTGGATCAACTAAGAAAACCTGAGACGACTGTTCAGCGACGTATGAACTGGAATACTTCGATTGAGATAAAGGAAACACGGAGCGCTATGCGAACCGATGTTGACTTATCGTAAATGAGAAGTATGAAGTTAACTAGTCGCTAGGAGTCGAAGCTGGATCAACTAAGAAAACCTGAGACGACTGTTCAGCGACGTATGAACTGGAATACTTCGATTGAGATAAAGGAAACACGGAGCGCTATGCGAACCGATGTTGACTTATCGTAAATGAGAAGTATGAAGTTAACTAGTCGCTAGGAGTCGAAGCTGGATCAACTAAGAAAACCTGAGACGACTGTTCAGCGACGTATTGAAACGACCCTCCTTTTAAACCCTTCCTTAATAAAGAAAGCTTTGGGGAAACAAAAAAAGCAATCCTCTCATCACTCAGATGAAACAGGAATGCTTTCCGCTCTTTTCTCTTTTAATTCAAAGTAAACATCTAAAATTCTGCTTCCAATATATTTGTTAACTGCCCCATCGTCTGCATATGGAACAACTACTGCATAAGCAATTTCAGGATTTTCAAAAGGCGCATAGCCAATCATCGTAGCATTAACACTTTCAATTAAATCGCCACTAGTGTTTCTAATATAATAACCATCTAATTTATCTCGAACAAATACTTCGGCCGTTCCTGTCTTAGCTGCCGAATCATACTGTTTTCCTTTAAAATAGTAATTTGCTGTGCCCTGTTTTCCATTGACAACTAACCAAAATCCATGCTGGACGCGCTTAATATATTCTTCATCCATTTCTATCTTGTTTAAGACTGTTGGCGTTGTTTGGTGCACAATTTTTTCGAATGCATCATTTGCACCTGATTCTTTAATTTCTTTCACTAAATATGGTTTTAAGCGATATCCACCATTTGCAATCGTGGAGACATACTGCGCCATTTGTAACGGCGTATACGTATCATATTGCCCTATTGCGAAATCGACTAGCTTTGTAACATTTGTAACAGGTCCTTCATAACCAGTAGCCTCCATCGGTAGATCTATTCCTGTTTTTATTCCTAAGCCAAACTGATGGAATTGCTTTCTCATCGTATTATACGCTTCTGCATTACTAACCTTTTGAACATTCGTATTAATATTATAGTCGGCAATTCTCATTGCAATTTCATACATATACACATTAGATGACATCTCTAAGGCAGAAAAATCATTAATAAGACCCATGTTCTTCCATGATTTTTTTGGTGTTCCATCTGGGAATTTAATTGGTGCATCATAAATTTTTTCTCCTGCACGAACTACACCTGTTTCAAATCCCGTTAAGAGGGTAGCTCCTTTGACTGTTGAACCCATTTCAAACGCTTTTGTAATTGTTCCTAATGCCACATCTTGAAAGTTATTTCCGTCGTATACTCTTCCAGCTAACGCAAGGATTTCACCTGTTTGAGGATTCATCATTACAACGTAACCGGAGTCCATGAACTTATTTTTATCATAGGCCATACCTTTGGTAAGTTCTTCGTCTAACACTTGTTCCACAGCTAGTTGAAGATCAATATCCAATGTTAAAACTAAATCTAACCCTCGTTTACCTTGTATCGTTTCTTTTTTCTCTAATATTTTCCCAGACTTATCAATAACAAATATTTCTTTACCCTTTTGACCTCTTAATACGTCTTCATAATGTTCTTCTAGAAAACTTACTCCGACATAATCATTTCGTGCATAGCCACGAACTTCATAATATTGCAGTTCTTCTTGAGGGATTTCTTTTACTTTTCCAAAGAATGACTTTAATACTTGATTACCATAAGGGTAACTTCTTGTGCCCTCTGAGTTCATTTCAATATCAATACCCGGTAGCTCTTCTAAGTGTTCTGAAACCCTAGCTACTTCATGATAAGGAACGTTGTTTTTTATCGGTTGTGGTGCATATGCATACCCGAAATCAAGTTCTCGTTTAATAGCAATTAATTTCAACTCATCACTTGTTATTTCCTGTAAGTCTTCTTCAGTAATTCTTTCAATTATTGTTTTATATACTTCATCGTTTTTTAATTGGCTTTTTTCTTCTTCCGTTATTTTTGCAATTGCTTTTTCTTCTCTAGTAAGAATCCAATAGTCTTGTTTGTCTCTTTTCGTCACTCGATTGATTTGATAATCCCATACATCAATATACTTAATTAACTTTTGAGCTAATTCAAGTGTATCGTATTGATTCACTCGGTCACTCATCTTTGTATACGTAATCGTATATGATGGATCATTATCTACAAGTAACTTCCCATTACGATCATACATTTTCCCACGTGGCACTGCATTCTCAACGATAACTTCTCCTGAGCGTTCTACTTGTTGTAAGAATTGTTCACCTTGAACAATTTGAATTACACCTAATCGTAATATTAAAAATGAAAAGAACAAAAAAACAAGCAAAAACAATATATTTAAACGATATGGCAGTACTACCTTCTTTTTTTTCTTTTTATCAACCATTTCGCTTCTTCCTCTCTCCAATAGGAAAGACACCTTTTGTAAGGTGCCTATTTCTCTTTCTTATATTATTTCATCTTCACATAATCCTGTCAAAAAGAAGTTAAGTAGTCGTTGAGCCATTTTCCCCTTCAGCTAAATTGTGACTAGACGTAGTATGTTCATTCTTTTCATTTTTAAGATTAATCTTTCGAACACTGAAGTAAATAAGTAAGTGCCCTGGCCCAAGGATTACTAATAAAATAGGGATACTTATTTTTTCATTAAAGAAAACAACCGCTATTAGAAATAAGATAATCGAAACAATTCTACCTGCATTTAAAAATAATTCTCTAACAACAATGTATTCGATTCTCATCTCTGCAGCATTCCAACTCTTCCCAATTACATCGTATGTAAGTGAGATATATGGTACATACAAGAATGGATATGCCAATGACATAACAATTGCGTAAGTAATTAGCAACGGATAAGAGAGCTTAAAAATTAGTAAAGTGATTGCGATATATAAAACAAGCCCACCAACAAAAATTGACCGTTTACGAAATCTTGGTTTAATTAACCTTGTAGCTAAATAGTATGATAAAAATGCTACACCTGATTGAATTAAACCAAAAGTACCTAAAGCAAGTTCACTATTTGTCGTAATAAATACCCAAACTACGATGACAAATACAAATGTTCCTTCTCTGTATCCTTGAAAAAAATGAGCATTACATATACTTTTCCAATTGTAGTTATGATGTCGCTCCTTAACAATCGCCCGAAAAGAGAAGGTCCCTTTTGCCGCTCTTCTCTTTAAAAAGAATGTTAAAATAACTGCTCCTGAAAATAATGCTAGAGAAATTGTAAATATCGTTGTATATCCAGTAAACTTCTCCATCTTTGAAATAATAAACCCTGCACTTATCGGTCCAATCATTCCGGCAAATGAAGTCAAAAGACCTAAAAAGCCATTAAAAAAATCGCGCGTTTCAGGTTCCGTTATTTCAAAAGTTAAAACATTAAACGCGAGCCAGTAAAAGCCGAATCCAATTCCTAGTAGACCACCTAATAAAAGTAAATAAGTACTCGTTTGCTCTCCTAATGCTAGTACTGTTATGAAAAAGATAGATAAAAATATCACACCTAGTCGCAAAACAATTACTCGATCAATATGTTTTGCCCATCGGCCAGCGACGAGAAATGTTAATGGTTGCATGATTACAACTGCTAAATTGTATAAACCTATATCCTTAAATTCGCCGGATTGCTTCCATAAATATACGTTTACAAAAGTATTCGATAAAGCAATGCTTAGTGAATACAAACCACCGATTAGGAGAAGTAAGATTAAGTCGCGATTAACTTCGACGTTCCCAATGACTTTTTTTAAAACCTTCATAGCTTCCGTCTCCCCTTTTCTATTCCGTATTGTGCCACATCTTTTTAATGTTATTCTAGGGGAGAAATAGAAAAGGCCAGTATGCATAATGCATAACTGGCCTAAAAAAATATTATTTTGCTTGAGCGTAAAGTTTAGAAACTTCATCCCAATTAACGACATTCCAGAAAGCAGCAATGTAATCTGGACGACGGTTTTGGTAATTTAAGTAGTAAGCATGTTCCCAAACATCTAAACCTAAGATAGCAGTTTTACCTTCCATAACAGGGTTATCTTGGTTTGGAGTGCTTGTTACTTCTAGCTCTCCATTATTAACAACTAACCAAGCCCAACCTGATCCAAAACGAGTAGCTGCAGCTTTTGCAAATTCCTCTTTAAAGCTGTCAAGGCTACCGAACTTGCTATTGATCGCTTCCGCTAGTTCTCCAGT contains:
- the pstC gene encoding phosphate ABC transporter permease subunit PstC, which encodes MSQKTNSVSVRQMIQSNKKNKGSLRIIESVMPKLFLTCALISILTTFGILFTLIFETITFFKEVSIIEFITGTQWFPFSHSSPSYGILPLISGTLLITVIAMLVAIPVGLAAAIYLSEFATDRVRRIIKPILEVLAGIPTIVYGFFALGFVTPLLKNFIPDLSIYNALSAGIVVGIMIIPMVASLSEDAMSSVPNAMREGALGLGSTRLEVSLKVVLPAALSGVIASFVLAISRAIGETMIVALAAGSNPIATIDVTQSIQTMTAYMVQVFGGDVGYGTTLYYSVYAVGMTLFLFTFVMNLLAQYISRRFREEY
- a CDS encoding YwaF family protein; translated protein: MRNVFNFNYDDYQFQLFSLSHLLMIAISIFTIVILYISKDKFSLAAKRYFQYFLLILLFLSEASFQYWYILNDKWDVAINLPFQLCSLSLYLCMFMLITKSYRIFELTFFVSMTGAFVAMITPELFFGFPHFRFFQFFMAHLVIIITCLYMLWIEKYQITFHSLIRAFIGLNILAIGVFILNKVLDSNYMFLIHKPVNPSLIDLLGPYPWYILSLELISFILFLILYSPFYFKNKSKRFNN
- a CDS encoding peptidoglycan D,D-transpeptidase FtsI family protein, with the translated sequence MVDKKKKKKVVLPYRLNILFLLVFLFFSFLILRLGVIQIVQGEQFLQQVERSGEVIVENAVPRGKMYDRNGKLLVDNDPSYTITYTKMSDRVNQYDTLELAQKLIKYIDVWDYQINRVTKRDKQDYWILTREEKAIAKITEEEKSQLKNDEVYKTIIERITEEDLQEITSDELKLIAIKRELDFGYAYAPQPIKNNVPYHEVARVSEHLEELPGIDIEMNSEGTRSYPYGNQVLKSFFGKVKEIPQEELQYYEVRGYARNDYVGVSFLEEHYEDVLRGQKGKEIFVIDKSGKILEKKETIQGKRGLDLVLTLDIDLQLAVEQVLDEELTKGMAYDKNKFMDSGYVVMMNPQTGEILALAGRVYDGNNFQDVALGTITKAFEMGSTVKGATLLTGFETGVVRAGEKIYDAPIKFPDGTPKKSWKNMGLINDFSALEMSSNVYMYEIAMRIADYNINTNVQKVSNAEAYNTMRKQFHQFGLGIKTGIDLPMEATGYEGPVTNVTKLVDFAIGQYDTYTPLQMAQYVSTIANGGYRLKPYLVKEIKESGANDAFEKIVHQTTPTVLNKIEMDEEYIKRVQHGFWLVVNGKQGTANYYFKGKQYDSAAKTGTAEVFVRDKLDGYYIRNTSGDLIESVNATMIGYAPFENPEIAYAVVVPYADDGAVNKYIGSRILDVYFELKEKRAESIPVSSE
- the pstB gene encoding phosphate ABC transporter ATP-binding protein PstB, with amino-acid sequence METVIAKNKENKKNTQASNTVFKVNDLNLWYGEDHALKNINLDIDEKKVTAIIGPSGCGKSTFLKTINRMVEMVPIVKTSGEISYRGRNVFDKDYKVEELRTTVGMVFQKPNPFPKSIYDNIAYGPRIHGIKNKKTLDEIVEKSLRGAAIWDEVKDRLHENAYGLSGGQQQRICIARCLAIEPDVILMDEPTSALDPISTLKVEELVKELKKDYSIVIVTHNMQQAARISDKTAFFLSGEVIEYTETSKLFSNPDDQRTEDYITGRFG
- a CDS encoding superoxide dismutase, producing MAKFELPALSYAKDALEPHIDAQTMEIHHGKHHNAYVTNLNAALEGHDELSGKSLEELLANNLSAVPESIRTAVRNNGGGHMNHSLFWTVIGPNGGGEPTGELAEAINSKFGSLDSFKEEFAKAAATRFGSGWAWLVVNNGELEVTSTPNQDNPVMEGKTAILGLDVWEHAYYLNYQNRRPDYIAAFWNVVNWDEVSKLYAQAK
- a CDS encoding MFS transporter, whose product is MKVLKKVIGNVEVNRDLILLLLIGGLYSLSIALSNTFVNVYLWKQSGEFKDIGLYNLAVVIMQPLTFLVAGRWAKHIDRVIVLRLGVIFLSIFFITVLALGEQTSTYLLLLGGLLGIGFGFYWLAFNVLTFEITEPETRDFFNGFLGLLTSFAGMIGPISAGFIISKMEKFTGYTTIFTISLALFSGAVILTFFLKRRAAKGTFSFRAIVKERHHNYNWKSICNAHFFQGYREGTFVFVIVVWVFITTNSELALGTFGLIQSGVAFLSYYLATRLIKPRFRKRSIFVGGLVLYIAITLLIFKLSYPLLITYAIVMSLAYPFLYVPYISLTYDVIGKSWNAAEMRIEYIVVRELFLNAGRIVSIILFLIAVVFFNEKISIPILLVILGPGHLLIYFSVRKINLKNEKNEHTTSSHNLAEGENGSTTT
- the pstA gene encoding phosphate ABC transporter permease PstA — protein: MKHIDQNKLNQKMKTRLVVNKFYKGLFFLATMFGIAVLAILIYRILSQGIGYLSLDFLMNFPSRRPEDSGISAALVGSLMLMVVVIPVSVLLGVGTAIYLEQYAAKNRFTNFIQTNIQNLAGVPSIVFGLLGLTIFVRYMSLGDSLLAGGLTMSLLILPIIVVASQEAIRSVPNSLSEASFGMGATKWQTIRRIVLPAAIPGIITGSILALSRAIGETAPLIIIGAATFAPFYPQSLLDQFTAMPIQIFGWVAKPQAEFQYVAAAGIIVLLIILLLMNSIAVFIRNKFQKRY
- a CDS encoding PstS family phosphate ABC transporter substrate-binding protein; the encoded protein is MTIKKAMVFVFVSILTIIASACGNGGGNNLEGQIKIDGSSTVFPIMEAVAEEYLAENPRVRTTVGVSGTGGGFKRFIDGDTDLSNASRPIKTEEKEKAAAAGIEYMELQLAFDGLSVVVSKENDFVKDLTIEELRRIFLTEGGVTTWQDVRAEWPAEEIKIFSPGTDSGTYDYWNEVILEDKEMRRDAQLNENDNNLVTGIAGDKYAIGFFGYNYYIENADKLNIVAIDAGEGAIIPTNETIESGQYAPLSRPLYTYVNVASLQDEAVYNFVIFMLENAGDLSEDVSYVRLPQEKYDEQIQKIKELRN
- the phoU gene encoding phosphate signaling complex protein PhoU produces the protein MIVREEFQSDLNELKELVLKQGELTKIALKRSVDALIHQKQDVAEEIKLGDNEIDDLEVEINEKIIWMIAKQQPVATDLRRLITALKIASEIERNADFAVNIAKSVIRIGDTPLYKPLEDIPKMADEVLIMFDMALNAFKNEDHNLALEMAKMDDKVDDMYGKIITELMVHMAKNPDIIAQVSELAFVCRYLERVADHTTNIGENIVYLIKGKRFDLNE